From a region of the Phaseolus vulgaris cultivar G19833 chromosome 6, P. vulgaris v2.0, whole genome shotgun sequence genome:
- the LOC137831806 gene encoding auxin-induced protein AUX28 — MTTAMEAERDKYKMIDFEETELRLGLPLSANETESTLIRNTSSASFTGKRGFSDTTTASVDLKLNLSSTSNNVSATPSSDMAKDNTASAAANTTTPSSPPVKDPAKPPAKAQVVGWPPVRSFRKNIVNNNVQKSNNKEEVQGGTSGRNHGNTGAAFVKVSMDGAPYLRKVDLKVYKSYQELSDSLAKMFSSFTIDKCESQGMKDFMNETKLIDFLNGSDYVPTYEDKDGDWMLVGDVPWEMFVESCKRLRIMKGSEAIGLAPRAVEKRKNRS; from the exons ATGACTACTGCTATGGAGGCAGAGCGTGACAAGTACAAGATGATCGATTTCGAAGAAACCGAGTTGCGACTCGGGTTGCCGCTGAGTGCAAACGAGACCGAGTCCACGCTCATCAGAAACACTTCCTCTGCTTCCTTCACTGGGAAGAGAGGGTTTTCCGATACAACCACTGCTAGCGTGGATTTGAAGCTTAACCTTTCCTCAACCTCAAACAATGTCTCCGCCACACCCTCTTCCGACATGGCCAAAGACAACACCGCTTCTGCTGCTGCCAACACTACTACACCCTCTTCTCCTCCTGTTAAGGACCCAGCAAAGCCACCTGCAAA GGCACAAGTGGTGGGTTGGCCACCAGTGAGGTCATTCCGAAAGAACATAGTTAACAATAATGTTCAAAAGAGCAACAACAAAGAGGAGGTACAAGGTGGTACAAGTGGCAGGAACCACGGGAACACGGGAGCAGCTTTTGTTAAGGTGAGCATGGACGGTGCTCCCTATCTACGTAAGGTAGATTTGAAGGTGTACAAGAGCTATCAAGAGCTGTCGGATTCACTGGCAAAAATGTTCAGTTCATTCACCATTGACAAGTGCGAATCCCAAGGCATGAAAGACTTCATGAACGAGACCAAGTTGATTGATTTTCTCAACGGCTCTGATTATGTACCAACCTATGAAGACAAAGATGGAGACTGGATGCTCGTGGGTGACGTACCCTGGGA AATGTTCGTGGAATCCTGCAAGCGCCTGCGTATAATGAAAGGATCTGAGGCAATCGGGCTTG CACCCAGAGCAGTGGAAAAGCGCAAGAACAGAAGCTAG